The proteins below are encoded in one region of Cytophagales bacterium:
- a CDS encoding homoserine dehydrogenase, which produces MKKIGLFGFGCVAQGFYEAITQQAFEAEVSKICIKNPDKERGISPDLFTTDPRAILDDPEIDVVIELIDDAGAAREIVFETLKKGIPTISANKKMIAENLEKLVELRHVHGTTFLYEGAVAGAIPILQTLRNYLVQQPIEEVRAILNGSTNFILSKMKQEGISYEAALEQAQSLGFAETDPKLDVQGYDPVYKAVIIAYHAYGAILKPDQIYREGIDQLSSYLQQQGRKEYAKVKLVASIGKDESGVKASVRPLVLDATDPLYPVDFENNAIQINGAFSGPQLIIGKGAGSLPTGYAVLGDLKEILERERVLV; this is translated from the coding sequence ATGAAGAAAATAGGACTGTTTGGTTTTGGGTGTGTCGCACAGGGTTTTTACGAGGCAATCACTCAGCAGGCATTTGAAGCGGAGGTTTCGAAAATCTGCATTAAGAACCCCGATAAGGAACGTGGGATCTCACCTGATTTATTCACCACTGATCCGAGAGCAATTCTGGATGACCCTGAGATTGATGTAGTCATCGAATTGATTGATGATGCGGGTGCGGCCAGGGAAATTGTTTTTGAAACGCTCAAAAAGGGCATTCCAACCATATCGGCAAATAAGAAAATGATCGCTGAGAACCTGGAAAAGTTGGTGGAGTTGAGGCATGTTCACGGGACCACCTTTCTGTATGAAGGAGCGGTGGCCGGAGCCATTCCTATTTTGCAGACTTTACGTAATTACCTGGTTCAGCAGCCCATTGAGGAAGTTCGCGCCATTTTGAACGGTTCTACTAATTTCATTTTGTCCAAAATGAAACAGGAAGGGATTTCATATGAAGCCGCTCTTGAGCAGGCACAATCCCTGGGATTTGCAGAAACGGATCCTAAGCTGGATGTGCAAGGATATGATCCTGTGTATAAAGCAGTGATTATCGCCTACCATGCGTATGGTGCTATTCTAAAACCTGATCAGATCTACAGAGAGGGGATCGATCAGTTATCCTCTTATCTGCAACAACAAGGCCGAAAGGAGTATGCGAAAGTGAAACTAGTGGCCAGTATTGGTAAGGATGAGTCAGGGGTAAAGGCATCCGTTCGGCCATTGGTGCTTGATGCCACTGATCCTTTATATCCTGTAGATTTTGAGAACAATGCGATCCAAATCAATGGTGCTTTTAGCGGGCCTCAATTGATCATAGGCAAAGGGGCGGGAAGCTTGCCTACAGGCTATGCTGTATTGGGAGATTTGAAAGAGATTTTGGAAAGAGAACGGGTTTTGGTTTAG
- a CDS encoding DUF2911 domain-containing protein: MNQKQSLLTVLMICIGLGIQAQFHTMKMPQASPKVVETQQLGVTDITIDYSTPATRGRDIWNTVINSYGDPNLAWRAGANMNTRIIFSTDVTINGNPLKAGGYGIHIDVNEDSYTLMFAHHDNQWGSYYLDKEEHVALKMSVQAETCPPSEQLDYEFINRTENTVDIALEWGERRISFTVGVDLNKTVTESFRYELLGINTYRWEAWNDAATWCLNHDTNLVEALAWANRSINGGYNGFAANKNATNLTTKARLLRKLGKSSELDETISELVAVDMNPGELNGSSIFLLRIEKPAAALSLLDPAIKKYPNAWYLKLNHALSNYFLGKSKAALKSLAIVQKETPENFQARLTEIIDEVEKGVYKIPGT; this comes from the coding sequence ATGAATCAAAAACAATCCCTTTTGACCGTCTTGATGATATGCATCGGGCTAGGTATCCAAGCACAATTTCATACCATGAAAATGCCTCAGGCAAGTCCGAAAGTGGTAGAAACCCAGCAACTCGGCGTGACCGACATTACCATTGATTACTCTACTCCTGCAACTCGAGGAAGAGACATTTGGAATACGGTGATCAACTCCTATGGTGATCCAAACCTCGCCTGGCGTGCTGGTGCGAATATGAATACACGTATCATTTTTAGTACAGATGTCACCATCAATGGCAATCCACTCAAAGCGGGTGGTTACGGGATCCACATTGATGTGAATGAAGACAGCTACACCCTCATGTTTGCACATCATGATAATCAGTGGGGTAGCTATTACCTGGACAAAGAAGAACATGTTGCCCTTAAAATGTCGGTGCAAGCAGAAACTTGTCCTCCTTCAGAACAGTTGGATTATGAATTCATCAATCGCACCGAAAATACTGTTGACATAGCACTCGAATGGGGAGAGCGACGAATTTCATTTACCGTAGGGGTAGATCTTAACAAGACAGTTACTGAAAGCTTCCGATATGAACTATTGGGCATTAACACCTATCGATGGGAAGCCTGGAATGATGCAGCGACCTGGTGTCTGAATCATGACACCAATCTGGTAGAGGCATTGGCATGGGCCAATCGATCCATTAATGGGGGATACAATGGATTTGCAGCCAATAAAAATGCGACCAACCTGACTACCAAAGCACGCCTTTTACGAAAACTGGGTAAGTCTTCGGAATTGGATGAAACCATTTCAGAATTGGTTGCTGTTGATATGAATCCGGGAGAATTGAATGGATCATCTATTTTCTTATTGCGCATTGAAAAGCCAGCAGCAGCCTTATCCCTGCTTGATCCGGCCATTAAGAAATATCCGAATGCCTGGTACCTAAAACTCAATCATGCCTTGTCCAATTATTTTCTGGGTAAGTCCAAGGCTGCCTTGAAATCATTAGCAATTGTTCAGAAAGAAACTCCCGAGAACTTCCAGGCTCGACTAACTGAAATCATTGATGAAGTAGAAAAAGGGGTTTATAAGATTCCTGGGACCTGA
- a CDS encoding O-acetylhomoserine aminocarboxypropyltransferase/cysteine synthase, translating to MSDHRFETLQLHAGQEVDETSRSRAVPIYQTTSYTFKDSEHGANLFALKEFGNIYTRIMNPTTDVFEKRIAALEGGVAAVATGSGQAAQFLALNNILSAGDNFVSSSFLYGGTYNQFKVAFKRLGIEARFAESDKPEHYEQLIDENTKALYLETIGNPGFNVPDFEAIGALAKKYDIPLVVDNTFGAGGYLFRPLEHGASVVTASATKWIGGHGTSVGGVIIDGGNFNWGNGKFPEFTEPSEGYHGLKFWEILGESNPLGLPNIAFAIRARVEGLRDFGPALSPFNSFQLLQGLETLSLRVQRTVDNALAIAQWLEAHPQVESVNYPGLESSSYHELAKKYLKRGFGGVLSFVIKGEKEQATRFVDSLNLVSHLANVGDAKTLIIQPSATTHQQLTDEEQLAAGVLPNLLRISVGIEHIDDIKDDLTQAFEKINASNPVTA from the coding sequence ATGTCAGATCACAGATTTGAAACTTTGCAACTCCATGCAGGACAAGAAGTAGACGAAACCAGCCGGTCTCGAGCGGTGCCTATTTACCAAACAACCTCTTATACCTTTAAAGATTCGGAACACGGTGCTAATCTTTTTGCCTTAAAGGAATTTGGGAACATCTATACAAGGATCATGAATCCTACGACGGATGTATTTGAAAAGCGAATTGCAGCTTTGGAAGGCGGAGTAGCAGCAGTTGCGACAGGTTCCGGTCAAGCAGCCCAATTCCTGGCATTGAATAACATCCTTAGTGCCGGTGATAATTTTGTTTCTTCCTCTTTCCTCTACGGAGGAACTTACAATCAATTCAAGGTCGCATTCAAGCGCCTTGGAATCGAAGCTCGATTTGCAGAAAGTGATAAGCCGGAGCATTATGAGCAGCTGATAGACGAAAATACCAAAGCACTGTACCTGGAAACGATTGGTAATCCAGGGTTTAACGTACCGGATTTTGAGGCCATTGGTGCTTTAGCGAAGAAATATGATATTCCGTTGGTGGTGGATAATACTTTCGGGGCAGGAGGATATCTATTCCGACCATTGGAGCATGGTGCGAGTGTGGTCACAGCCTCGGCAACGAAGTGGATTGGAGGACATGGTACTTCCGTTGGGGGCGTTATCATTGACGGTGGGAATTTCAATTGGGGCAACGGTAAGTTTCCTGAATTCACTGAGCCTTCGGAAGGATACCACGGCCTGAAATTCTGGGAGATTCTCGGAGAAAGCAACCCATTGGGACTGCCCAATATCGCATTTGCCATCCGGGCAAGGGTAGAGGGCCTTCGTGATTTTGGTCCTGCTTTGAGTCCGTTCAACTCGTTCCAACTCCTGCAAGGATTAGAGACACTGTCTCTGCGCGTGCAACGCACCGTTGACAATGCCCTGGCAATTGCCCAATGGTTGGAAGCACACCCTCAGGTAGAATCTGTGAACTATCCCGGACTGGAAAGCAGCAGCTACCATGAACTAGCGAAGAAATACCTGAAAAGAGGTTTTGGAGGTGTCTTGTCATTTGTTATTAAGGGTGAAAAAGAGCAAGCGACTCGTTTCGTGGATTCCTTGAATTTAGTGAGTCACCTGGCAAACGTAGGAGACGCCAAAACATTGATCATTCAACCTTCGGCTACTACGCATCAGCAGTTGACGGATGAAGAACAACTGGCGGCGGGAGTACTTCCTAATCTGCTTAGAATTTCGGTGGGCATTGAGCACATCGATGACATAAAGGACGATTTGACCCAAGCTTTTGAGAAAATCAATGCAAGCAACCCTGTTACAGCGTAA
- the metX gene encoding homoserine O-acetyltransferase yields the protein MQATLLQRNTTSLVVDEPFLLEGGGVLPQVTIGYTTAGELNEDHSNVVWVFHALTANSDPFEWWPELFGEGRRFNPEKYFVVCANMLGSCYGSTAPEDFHFPIITIHDMVEVHKQLRAHLGIEKIHVGIGGSMGGQQLLEWAVQEPELFENIMPIATNAYHSPWGIAFNEAQRMALNNKDREKGLEAARAIAMLSYRHYNTYDHSQKDEDQRWDHFSAASYQQYQGFKLRKRFTPESYYYLSKAMDSHHLGRHFASVADALGRITARCLVIGVASDILFPVEEQKLLAQHIPNASLEVIESIYGHDGFLVEMEAIDQLIKNWIDS from the coding sequence ATGCAAGCAACCCTGTTACAGCGTAATACGACTTCACTGGTAGTGGATGAGCCATTTTTACTTGAGGGGGGAGGTGTCCTCCCTCAGGTAACCATTGGTTATACAACTGCCGGAGAACTCAATGAAGACCATTCTAACGTCGTTTGGGTATTTCATGCCCTGACGGCCAACAGTGACCCATTTGAATGGTGGCCAGAATTATTCGGCGAAGGCCGGAGGTTCAATCCTGAGAAATATTTTGTTGTGTGTGCAAACATGCTCGGCTCGTGTTATGGTTCCACTGCACCGGAGGATTTCCATTTCCCGATCATTACCATCCATGATATGGTAGAGGTCCATAAGCAACTGCGAGCGCATCTCGGAATTGAAAAAATCCACGTCGGAATTGGCGGCTCGATGGGTGGGCAGCAATTACTGGAATGGGCCGTTCAGGAACCGGAATTGTTTGAAAATATCATGCCAATTGCGACCAATGCCTATCATTCACCCTGGGGTATTGCTTTCAACGAAGCGCAGCGAATGGCATTGAATAACAAGGATCGCGAGAAGGGCCTTGAAGCAGCCAGGGCCATTGCGATGTTGTCCTATCGACATTACAATACCTATGATCATTCTCAGAAAGACGAGGACCAGCGATGGGATCATTTCAGTGCGGCATCCTATCAGCAATATCAGGGATTTAAGCTCAGGAAACGATTCACGCCTGAGAGCTACTACTACCTGTCCAAAGCGATGGATAGCCACCACCTCGGAAGGCATTTTGCCTCTGTTGCCGATGCACTTGGGAGGATTACGGCCAGGTGTCTGGTCATCGGTGTAGCCAGCGATATTCTGTTTCCTGTAGAAGAACAAAAATTATTAGCACAACATATACCCAATGCCTCTTTGGAGGTGATAGAAAGTATTTATGGTCATGATGGCTTTTTAGTAGAGATGGAGGCTATTGATCAATTGATAAAAAACTGGATCGATTCATGA
- a CDS encoding SCP2 sterol-binding domain-containing protein, with translation MSLADATDKVKALTENHGGKLKSKVKFSFPEGAIHLDDTVEPTSVTNEDQDADCTIVIQLDDFDKLMSGDLNPMMAFMTGKMKVEGDKAIAMKLSSMF, from the coding sequence ATGAGCTTAGCAGACGCTACCGATAAAGTAAAAGCCCTCACAGAGAACCACGGAGGTAAACTCAAATCCAAGGTTAAATTTTCCTTCCCCGAAGGTGCTATTCACCTCGATGACACGGTGGAACCCACCTCTGTAACCAATGAAGATCAAGATGCAGATTGCACCATCGTTATTCAATTAGATGATTTTGATAAGCTGATGAGTGGTGACCTCAATCCTATGATGGCATTTATGACTGGAAAAATGAAAGTAGAAGGTGATAAAGCCATCGCTATGAAGCTTTCCAGCATGTTCTAA
- a CDS encoding ABC transporter permease, translating into MMFFNHIKVAYRLLLRNKSTSFIHMIGLSVSLGVIGIIMAFIRYETAFDQFHQQHEEVFRIAGSYVQGGTDRNDCALTNYQLAPYLATKLESSIVDVARVQNGEATIRLGENYFFEEDIFYVDPAITQVLHFDVLDGTANLTSPNQAMISRDMAIRYFDSLEVTGQFLEVDERSLQIVGVYEYSSQSHLSPQMLITLETVESEYSQAIQTNWSAISHYTYLRLAPGVSETQFEEQLTEEIPNFYPYDNPPEYQLQPVASVHLSSDLSYEIEVNGNWSNLYYLAGAALLILIIASINYINITSASALKRAKEIGVKKVFGFGKGKIIGQFQIEAITAALIAYVLSLFLSEWLQVQLSRELDIYFGESLFQDLQLAMILLIIAVVQGIIAGSFPPLLLLQVDIVSSLKGKLDSNSQKSSWSMRDLMVTLQFSIAIALLIISVTIFRQMEFMVESDKGYDTKQLITVDLQTRESSENHELIKTRLARIPGVVGVAATGNMQTARIGGWRPYRPDTTSDNITIPTIVIDEDYFSTLGVTMSEGRAFSKDYPSDATRSYIINRKAQQLLGGGGNLDAFLQGWAFTGENWTMKDAKIIGIVEDFHFASMHDEIQPTVFSLASEITANPFWLLIRIEEGRNEEVIENLSTAWSEMTPNRPFQYEYVDQALADHYSQELNLLRLITLLAIIGMVISLVGLLGLTMFIIQGRIKEMSIRKVLGANLIQVLRLFLGRFATLIVIANLVAWPIAFMINSNWLENFSYHVDIGWVWYGLVGLAVLALAFLAISTLVVNASRLNPVDTLKDE; encoded by the coding sequence ATGATGTTTTTCAATCACATAAAAGTAGCGTATCGACTTTTGTTGCGAAACAAGTCTACCTCGTTCATTCATATGATCGGGTTATCGGTAAGCTTAGGTGTGATTGGGATCATCATGGCCTTCATTAGATATGAGACGGCTTTCGATCAATTCCATCAGCAACACGAAGAAGTGTTCCGGATTGCCGGAAGCTACGTGCAGGGCGGAACTGATCGGAATGATTGCGCGCTTACCAATTATCAACTTGCCCCTTACTTAGCCACTAAATTGGAATCCTCCATAGTGGACGTTGCGAGAGTTCAAAACGGTGAAGCAACCATTCGCTTAGGTGAAAATTACTTTTTCGAGGAGGATATTTTTTACGTCGATCCTGCCATTACCCAGGTGCTTCATTTTGATGTGCTGGATGGAACTGCGAATCTCACTTCTCCGAATCAGGCGATGATTTCCCGAGATATGGCCATCAGGTATTTTGATTCCCTGGAGGTGACTGGTCAATTTTTGGAAGTCGACGAACGATCTTTGCAAATTGTTGGGGTATACGAATATTCATCTCAATCTCATCTTTCACCTCAGATGTTGATCACGCTTGAAACGGTAGAATCAGAATATTCACAAGCCATTCAGACGAACTGGAGTGCGATTTCACATTACACCTATCTGCGGCTGGCTCCCGGAGTGAGTGAAACACAATTTGAAGAACAATTAACGGAAGAGATCCCGAATTTCTATCCGTATGACAATCCTCCGGAATATCAGCTCCAGCCTGTTGCATCTGTCCATCTGTCGTCCGATTTGAGTTACGAAATAGAGGTCAATGGGAACTGGTCCAATTTGTACTACCTCGCTGGGGCCGCCTTGTTGATTTTGATCATCGCCAGCATCAATTACATCAATATTACCTCGGCCAGTGCGCTGAAGCGAGCCAAGGAAATTGGTGTGAAAAAAGTATTCGGGTTTGGAAAAGGAAAGATCATTGGCCAATTCCAGATTGAAGCCATTACGGCTGCATTGATTGCTTATGTATTATCACTGTTCCTTTCCGAGTGGTTACAAGTTCAATTGAGCAGAGAGCTTGATATCTACTTTGGAGAAAGTCTGTTTCAGGATCTGCAGTTGGCAATGATATTATTGATCATTGCAGTGGTACAAGGCATCATTGCAGGTAGTTTTCCACCATTGCTGCTGTTGCAAGTGGATATTGTTTCTTCCTTGAAAGGGAAGCTCGATTCCAATAGTCAGAAGTCTTCCTGGTCCATGCGCGACCTCATGGTCACGTTACAATTTTCCATTGCCATTGCTTTACTTATCATATCCGTCACCATCTTTCGACAAATGGAATTTATGGTGGAAAGCGACAAAGGGTATGATACGAAGCAATTGATCACAGTGGATCTGCAAACCAGAGAGTCTTCGGAAAACCACGAATTGATCAAAACCCGACTTGCCAGGATCCCAGGTGTAGTTGGGGTTGCAGCAACTGGTAACATGCAGACTGCCAGAATTGGAGGCTGGCGACCCTATCGACCGGATACCACCAGCGATAATATTACCATCCCGACCATTGTTATTGATGAGGATTATTTCTCAACCTTAGGAGTGACCATGTCGGAAGGCAGGGCTTTCAGTAAGGATTACCCTTCGGATGCAACCAGGTCCTACATCATCAACAGAAAGGCCCAGCAGTTGTTGGGAGGAGGTGGGAATCTCGATGCCTTTTTGCAAGGCTGGGCATTTACCGGAGAGAACTGGACGATGAAAGATGCCAAGATCATCGGAATTGTTGAAGATTTTCATTTCGCCTCCATGCATGATGAAATTCAACCTACCGTCTTTTCTCTGGCATCCGAAATCACTGCCAATCCATTTTGGTTGCTTATTCGCATTGAGGAGGGGAGAAATGAGGAGGTAATCGAAAATTTGTCAACAGCATGGTCAGAAATGACCCCCAATCGACCTTTTCAGTATGAATATGTGGATCAGGCATTGGCCGATCATTATTCACAAGAATTGAACCTGCTCCGTTTGATCACGCTCTTAGCCATCATAGGAATGGTCATTTCTTTGGTTGGATTATTAGGCCTTACCATGTTCATTATTCAAGGACGGATCAAAGAAATGAGCATTCGAAAAGTATTGGGTGCAAACCTGATACAGGTACTCAGATTGTTCCTGGGTAGGTTCGCTACATTAATTGTCATTGCCAACCTGGTAGCCTGGCCAATCGCCTTCATGATCAATTCGAACTGGCTGGAGAATTTTTCTTACCATGTGGACATTGGCTGGGTGTGGTATGGATTGGTCGGCCTGGCAGTACTGGCACTCGCTTTTCTGGCCATTTCCACCCTGGTGGTCAACGCGTCAAGACTCAATCCCGTTGATACACTTAAAGACGAGTGA
- a CDS encoding helix-turn-helix domain-containing protein, with the protein MNSFGIFGVLAGSAVALALFLSSFFLGIKRKEDPKHLWVGLILLAIGLRVGKSIFYFLLNDMAPIGLAVGFLGLASIGPLSWFLVSGASSIHKKNGGHFVIPISGAIACFMVAPSPWETYLYESATAVLLVYLGCSWISFFRNESTNSWSRSVLIVVSGVWIALVYQHMSNTMMDYAIGAVIAAVFIYWLFFQSFKTGALSKGIEVSLPDQTLEKVREAFEQQAIFRQSGMNLQQFASDLNMPSYLITRSVKELYGKTFPETLNYFRIEKIKEMLLDPKKEHLKIEALAYEVGYTTPSAFYAAFKKSTGQTPTAYQKKASLISA; encoded by the coding sequence GTGAATTCATTTGGGATATTTGGTGTACTCGCGGGCAGCGCGGTGGCGTTAGCACTTTTCCTTTCCTCATTCTTTCTGGGGATAAAACGTAAAGAAGACCCTAAGCATCTCTGGGTTGGGTTGATCTTGTTGGCGATTGGATTGCGGGTAGGGAAATCTATCTTTTATTTTTTGCTCAATGACATGGCGCCAATTGGGCTTGCTGTTGGATTTTTGGGATTGGCCTCTATCGGACCACTTTCCTGGTTTCTTGTTAGCGGCGCAAGTTCTATTCATAAGAAAAATGGAGGGCACTTTGTGATTCCCATTTCTGGAGCGATTGCGTGTTTCATGGTTGCTCCTAGTCCATGGGAGACTTATTTATATGAATCGGCAACGGCTGTTCTTTTGGTTTACCTGGGCTGTTCCTGGATCAGTTTCTTTCGAAATGAATCTACCAATAGCTGGAGTAGAAGTGTGCTTATCGTTGTTTCCGGGGTTTGGATAGCCCTGGTTTATCAGCACATGAGTAATACAATGATGGATTATGCCATTGGAGCTGTGATCGCTGCTGTATTTATCTATTGGCTATTTTTTCAATCGTTTAAGACAGGTGCGCTATCTAAAGGAATTGAGGTGAGCTTGCCGGATCAAACACTGGAAAAGGTTCGCGAAGCTTTCGAGCAACAAGCAATTTTCAGGCAATCCGGTATGAATTTGCAGCAATTTGCTTCGGATTTGAATATGCCCTCTTATCTGATCACTCGAAGTGTCAAGGAACTATATGGGAAAACCTTTCCAGAAACGCTGAATTATTTTAGAATTGAGAAAATAAAGGAGATGCTCCTTGACCCGAAGAAGGAGCATCTGAAGATTGAAGCCCTGGCTTATGAAGTAGGCTATACAACGCCTTCTGCATTTTATGCAGCGTTCAAGAAAAGCACTGGACAAACGCCTACTGCGTATCAAAAGAAGGCCAGTTTGATTTCTGCCTGA
- a CDS encoding oxidoreductase, which produces MKKIWFITGCSTGLGRELALYAADQGDTVVGTLRSEDQKIAFDQERPGQTFGVIMDVTKPEQIPPAVNFALEQFGKVDVLVNNAGYGSLGPVEEVTEEEMFRQFDVNVYGCVRMIQAVLPGMRAQQSGHILNITSIAGLNGFPGVGIYNGSKFALEGIGEALAAEVRHLGIHVTNIEPGPFRTDWAGRSATFSTSEIEDYQATAHRNMESIQGVSGKQVGSPLKAAKAMFDVTQVDQPPVHLPLGRAAYKRVRIKLDEFAKEVDQFEYIGLPTDYTEEELKELDG; this is translated from the coding sequence ATGAAAAAAATTTGGTTCATTACCGGTTGTTCCACAGGTTTAGGACGAGAATTAGCTTTATATGCTGCTGATCAAGGAGATACAGTTGTTGGCACCTTGAGAAGTGAAGATCAGAAAATAGCTTTTGATCAGGAAAGACCCGGACAAACTTTTGGTGTGATCATGGATGTTACCAAACCAGAGCAAATCCCACCTGCTGTCAATTTCGCTCTGGAGCAATTCGGAAAGGTTGATGTGCTGGTCAATAATGCTGGCTATGGTTCTTTGGGACCTGTCGAAGAAGTCACTGAAGAGGAAATGTTTCGTCAATTTGACGTCAATGTGTATGGTTGTGTCCGTATGATCCAGGCCGTATTACCAGGCATGCGCGCACAGCAATCCGGTCATATCCTTAACATTACCTCGATTGCAGGGCTCAATGGATTTCCGGGAGTGGGCATTTATAATGGATCAAAGTTTGCCCTGGAAGGCATCGGTGAAGCACTGGCGGCAGAAGTTCGTCACCTTGGCATTCATGTGACCAACATTGAACCAGGTCCTTTCCGAACAGATTGGGCGGGTCGTTCTGCTACGTTCTCTACGAGCGAAATTGAGGATTATCAAGCTACTGCCCACCGAAACATGGAATCGATTCAAGGCGTCAGTGGCAAACAAGTAGGTAGTCCTTTGAAAGCGGCAAAAGCCATGTTTGATGTTACGCAAGTAGATCAACCTCCGGTTCATTTACCGTTAGGGAGAGCTGCTTACAAAAGGGTACGAATTAAGCTGGATGAATTTGCGAAAGAAGTGGACCAATTCGAATATATCGGCTTACCCACGGACTATACCGAAGAGGAATTGAAGGAACTGGATGGGTAA
- the lpdA gene encoding dihydrolipoyl dehydrogenase, producing the protein MASQYDLIVIGSGPGGYVAAIRASQLGMKVGVVERSELGGICLNWGCIPTKALLKSAQVFEYITHAKDYGVDVKDAAVDFEGMVKRSRGVAEGMSKGIQFLFKKNKIDHIAGHGKIKKGGIVEVTDEAGKKTEYKPKNTILATGGRSRELPALPIDNEKIIGYRKAMVMEKQPKKMVVVGSGAIGVEFAYFYNSIGTEVTIVEFMPNIVPVEDVDVSKALARNFKKNGIKIMLESEVTAVDTKGKGCKVSVKTKKGTETLECDVVLSAVGVSTNLENLGLEETGVKTERGKVTVDDYYQTNIPGVFAIGDIVHGPALAHVASAEGIICVEKMAGEQPQPLDYNNIPGCTYCSPEIASVGYTEKAAKEAGYEIKVGKFPFSASGKAKAAGAPDGFVKVIFDAKYGEWLGCHMIGANVTEMIAEAVSARKLETTGHEIIKAVHPHPTMSEAVMEAAADAYDEVIHL; encoded by the coding sequence ATGGCTTCACAATATGATCTCATAGTAATTGGTAGCGGACCTGGTGGTTATGTCGCAGCCATTCGAGCATCTCAGCTTGGCATGAAAGTAGGCGTTGTTGAGCGTTCCGAATTAGGAGGTATCTGCCTGAACTGGGGCTGTATCCCAACCAAAGCATTGCTGAAAAGTGCTCAGGTTTTTGAATACATCACGCACGCCAAAGATTATGGCGTAGATGTGAAAGATGCCGCCGTAGATTTTGAAGGCATGGTAAAAAGAAGCCGTGGAGTCGCTGAAGGCATGAGCAAAGGCATTCAGTTCTTGTTCAAAAAGAACAAGATCGACCATATCGCCGGCCACGGAAAAATCAAAAAAGGTGGCATCGTTGAAGTAACCGACGAGGCGGGCAAGAAAACTGAATACAAGCCTAAAAACACCATCCTGGCCACTGGGGGAAGATCGAGAGAGCTTCCTGCATTACCTATTGATAATGAAAAAATAATTGGTTATCGCAAAGCGATGGTGATGGAAAAGCAGCCTAAGAAAATGGTTGTGGTAGGTTCAGGAGCGATCGGAGTTGAGTTCGCTTATTTCTACAATTCCATCGGTACAGAGGTAACCATCGTAGAGTTCATGCCAAACATCGTTCCTGTAGAAGATGTAGATGTGAGTAAAGCATTAGCGCGTAACTTCAAGAAAAATGGCATCAAGATCATGCTTGAATCTGAAGTAACCGCTGTTGATACCAAAGGCAAAGGCTGCAAAGTATCTGTAAAAACCAAGAAAGGAACTGAGACACTGGAATGTGATGTAGTCCTTTCCGCTGTAGGTGTATCCACAAACCTGGAAAACCTTGGCCTGGAAGAAACTGGCGTTAAAACCGAAAGAGGCAAAGTGACCGTTGACGATTACTATCAGACCAACATCCCTGGTGTATTTGCCATTGGCGATATCGTTCATGGTCCTGCGTTGGCGCACGTGGCTTCGGCAGAGGGCATCATTTGCGTAGAGAAAATGGCTGGTGAGCAACCACAGCCTTTGGATTACAACAATATCCCTGGTTGCACCTATTGCTCTCCAGAAATTGCATCTGTTGGCTATACCGAAAAAGCAGCCAAAGAAGCCGGATACGAAATCAAAGTTGGGAAATTCCCATTCTCCGCTTCAGGAAAAGCGAAAGCAGCAGGAGCCCCTGACGGATTCGTAAAAGTAATTTTCGATGCAAAATACGGTGAGTGGTTAGGTTGCCATATGATTGGTGCCAATGTAACTGAGATGATCGCCGAGGCTGTTTCTGCAAGAAAGCTAGAAACGACGGGTCATGAGATCATCAAAGCAGTTCACCCGCACCCAACCATGTCAGAAGCAGTGATGGAAGCAGCTGCAGATGCCTACGATGAAGTGATTCACTTGTAA
- a CDS encoding GtrA family protein, which translates to MELLFKLLKFGLVGLSGMAIDFGATYLLKEHAKLHKYIANGVGFSLAATNNFYWNKVWTFEDTNVEVTQQYLSFVIVSLIGLGINTLVLIVLEKRMEVNFYFAKIVAIMVVVLWNFTMNYLFTF; encoded by the coding sequence GTGGAACTACTTTTTAAGCTATTAAAATTTGGATTAGTAGGGCTATCAGGGATGGCGATCGATTTTGGGGCCACTTACCTACTTAAGGAACATGCAAAGCTCCATAAATACATCGCTAATGGCGTTGGGTTTTCATTGGCTGCTACCAATAATTTTTACTGGAATAAGGTGTGGACATTTGAGGACACCAATGTTGAAGTGACGCAACAATATTTGTCTTTTGTGATTGTGTCCCTGATTGGGTTGGGAATCAACACACTGGTGCTAATCGTCCTTGAGAAGAGAATGGAGGTGAATTTCTATTTTGCCAAAATTGTGGCAATCATGGTGGTCGTTCTATGGAACTTCACCATGAATTACCTTTTTACTTTTTAA